Proteins encoded together in one Montipora foliosa isolate CH-2021 unplaced genomic scaffold, ASM3666993v2 scaffold_438, whole genome shotgun sequence window:
- the LOC137989083 gene encoding uncharacterized protein, translated as MDHETKQSPLAVVIAFTLVLLSGQWTNIGGCSVKELGVKLPGTNRIPDKYMTSSTQLNNNYPAFRGRIGIKRIGSFADAWCASESDSSPFIQVYFEMLTNFKVIESEGVDIDGNDLWVQSYVVSISNDSARGWMDYENGVAQELLSNTDIHATNVSLNDSWAYFIRIHPKRHFGKWACMRIALYGCQNGQQFHTKFNDIFNDAPLTKAPLNETLLLVLPIVVFFCVIIAGLICLCRRYRTTHSCILRARPPQELKEITPTAETRTGIKSIVIYEDPPPYESQTVSLHFGHDTYDERDLPPEMPAFIESNKIFSFDRGHIQPE; from the exons ATGGACCATGAGACAAAACAAAGTCCTCTTGCAGTGGTAATTGCCTTCACGTTGGTTTTGTTGAGTGGGCAATGGACAAATATCGGGG GATGTAGTGTTAAAGAGCTGGGTGTTAAACTGCCAGGCACCAATCGCATTCCAGATAAGTACATGACGTCATCCACACAACTAAACAACAATTACCCAGCCTTCCGTGGTCGCATTGGTATCAAAAGGATAGGATCATTTGCTGATGCGTGGTGCGCTTCGGAAAGTGATTCCAGCCCGTTTATTCAAGTGTATTTTG aaatgttAACTAACTTTAAAGTGATTGAATCTGAGGGAGTTGACATCGATGGAAATGACTTGTGGGTTCAAAGCTATGTTGTGTCTATCAGTAATGATTCTGCAAGAGGCTGGATGGACTATGAAAATGGAGTGGCACAAGAG CTTTTGTCCAACACTGACATCCATGCCACAAACGTATCTTTGAACGACTCTTGGGCATATTTTATTCGCATACATCCCAAACGACACTTTGGGAAGTGGGCCTGTATGCGCATTGCTTTATATGGATGCCAGAATG GACAACAATTTCATACAAAATTCAATGATATATTTAACGATGCACCACTCACAAAAGCACCTCTGAATGAAACTCTGCTTTTAG TTCTACCCATAGTTGTCTTTTTTTGCGTGATCATAGCAGGATTGATATGCCTTTGTCGTCGATACAG gaCAACACATAGTTGCATCCTTAGAGCTCGTCCACCACaagaattaaaagaaattaCGCCGACGGCAGAGACCAGGACTGGGATAAAAAGCATCGTTATATATGAAGATCCCCCTCCTTATGAATCTCAAACAGTTTCCTTACATTTCGGTCATGATACTTACGACGAAAGGGATTTGCCCCCAGAAATGCCAGCTTTCATTGAGAGTAACAAG ATATTTTCATTTGATAGGGGACATATACAACCCGAGTAA